Proteins encoded by one window of Aspergillus puulaauensis MK2 DNA, chromosome 4, nearly complete sequence:
- a CDS encoding uncharacterized protein (COG:S;~EggNog:ENOG410Q1UF;~InterPro:IPR038213,IPR009311;~PFAM:PF06140;~go_component: GO:0016021 - integral component of membrane [Evidence IEA]): protein MAHNAAQTALSEGTEMVAEYAKPFLNSSARFAAQAAGWAANNPGLAATGAVVAVPALVVTPALSVAGFGAVGVKVGSLAAGAHSVIGNVAAGSVFATMQSAGAGGAGLAAVNGAAKVGAAAAWMAGNATVALVRSRF, encoded by the exons ATGGCACACAACGCAGCACAGACAGCCCTCAGCGAAGGAACAGAAATGGTTGCAGAATACGCGAAGCCTTTTTTGAATAGCTCAGCAAGATTCGCGGCTCAG GCTGCTGGATGGGCTGCTAACAACCCAGGCCTAGCAGCGACAGGCGCAGTCGTTGCTGTCCCAGCATTGGTGGTTACCCCAGCTCTCTCGGTCGCGGGATTCGGTGCTGTAGGCGTCAAGGTTG GCTCCCTCGCAGCTGGTGCACATAGTGTTATTGGAAACGTCGCTGCAGGTAGTGTGTTTGCTACTATGCAGAGTGCTGGGGCTGGCGGCGCAGGGCTTGCTGCTGTAAATGGGGCTGCGAAGGTCGGGGCTGCTGCAGCTTGGATGGCGGGGAATGCTACGGTTGCCTTGGTTAGGTCGCGGTTCTAG
- a CDS encoding putative MFS transporter (COG:G;~EggNog:ENOG410PHKP;~InterPro:IPR020846,IPR011701,IPR036259;~PFAM:PF07690;~TransMembrane:12 (i69-91o103-124i136-155o161-183i195-213o225-245i349-376o388-409i430-451o463-485i492-515o527-547i);~go_function: GO:0022857 - transmembrane transporter activity [Evidence IEA];~go_process: GO:0055085 - transmembrane transport [Evidence IEA]), which translates to MGLGIVDVKNRQVPGTVDILEKERSADQSPAYYSNLKYDRSGSEPILLVPQPSDDPNDPLNWPLWKRDLTLFALSLVAVLCATTSSVMAAGTVTLSRYYMESFMSIALLTGYHLCGTGIAGILIVPTARVWGKRHLFILGHILMVVSCAWAGGSGKNYQSLLWARIFQGVALAPFEALTNAVVDDLFYVHQRGKRMALSNVAVFGAAFLTPVAAGKITKTMGWDWTFYFIAIFAAAALPLTIFLVPETAFRRPNYLDMHFERVHDRTGGTQDNGLYKSQGEDGLQEPKQPSNSNGESSFDAASEEPARQKDVPERVSYIQTLKLFNGRKTDEYWWKLLLRPFPLFFHPAVLWACLIQGVIIGWTVFIGVTLAAIFMSGPLWFEEDKTGYMYAGAFIGAMVGLVLSGLLSDFMNQFMIKLNKGRYEPEFRILLVIFQLIFCGIGLYGFGITANDAAHYGWLPPDVFFCCVVIGMVMGAVASALYIVDAHRDIVIEAFTCMLIFKNIFSFVLTFYTYDWLVQAYVRKPFMAISSIQVAICALSIPMYIFGKWNRHFFSRHDILKLLGLW; encoded by the exons ATGGGTCTCGGTATTGTGGATGTGAAAAACCGCCAGGTTCCAG GAACTGTTGACATCCTTGAAAAGGAACGCTCCGCGGACCAATCCCCTGCTTATTATTCGAACCTGAAATATGACCGCTCCGGATCAGAACCCATACTCCTGGTACCACAGCCGAGCGATGACCCGAACGATCCACTG AACTGGCCGTTATGGAAGCGCGACTTGACCCTCTTCGCGCTCTCTCTCGTAGCTGTTCTCTGCGCGACAACTAGCTCCGTCATGGCAGCTGGAACTGTAACGCTTTCTCGGTACTACATGGAGAGCTTCATGTCCATCGCTCTGCTCACTGGATATCACCTCTGTGGAACCGGAATCGCGGGAATCCTCATTGTACCGACTGCTCGAGTATGGGGCAAACGCcatctcttcatccttgGGCATATTCTGATGGTGGTGAGCTGCGCATGGgctggtggaagtgggaaGAATTATCAGAGTCTTCTATGGGCTCGCATCTTTCAAGGAGTCGCCTTGGCTCCATTCGAAGCTCTAACAAacgctgttgttgatgatcttTTTTATGTGCATCAACGTGGCAAGAGGATGGCCTTGTCCAACGTCGCAGTTTTTGGAGCTGCCTTTCTCACACCAGTTGCAGCAGGTAAAATCACGAAGACCATgggctgggactggacgTTTTACTTCATCGCTAtcttcgctgctgccgcTCTACCTCTCACAATCTTCCTGGTACCAGAAACAGCCTTCCGGCGGCCGAATTATCTGGATATGCATTTTGAGCGCGTGCACGATCGAACCGGAGGTACGCAAGATAATGGATTGTACAAGTCCCAGGGTGAGGATGGTTTGCAGGAGCCCAAGCAGCCATCGAATAGCAACGGGGAGTCGTCATTCGATGCTGCTAGCGAAGAGCCCGCGAGACAAAAGGATGTCCCTGAAAGGGTCTCATATATTCAGACCTTGAAACTATTCAATGGGCGGAAAACGGACGAGTATTGGTGGAAGCTCCTCCTGCGTCCGTTCCCGCTGTTTTTCCACCCTGCAGTCCTATGG GCGTGTTTGATTCAAGGTGTCATCATCGGATGGACAGTCTTCATCGGTGTTACTCTAGCCGCCATTTTCATGAGCGGCCCGCTTTGGTTCGAAGAGGACAAAACCGGATACATGTACGCAGGAGCTTTTATCGGTGCCATGGTGGGGCTCGTCTTGTCAGGGTTGTTGTCCGACTTCATGAACCAATTTATGATCAAACTCAACAAGGGAAGATACGAACCTGAATTTCGTATCCTCCTTGTGATCTTCCAGTTAATATTCTGTGGCATTGGTTTGTACGGCTTCGGGATCACCGCAAATGACGCCGCACACTACGGTTGGCTACCACCGGATGTGTTCTTTTGCTGCGTCGTGATCGGGATGGTGATGGGCGCTGTCGCCAGTGCTTTGTATATCGTCGATGCTCACC GCGACATTGTCATCGAGGCATTCACATGCATGCTGATTTTCAAAAACATCTTCAGCTTTGTGTTGACCTTCTATACCTATGACTGGCTTGTGCAAGCGTACGTCCGAAAGCCGTTTATGGCGATTTCAAGTATCCAGGTGGCCATTTGCGCTCTGAGTATTCCCATGT ATATTTTCGGAAAATGGAACAGGCACTTTTTCTCGCGACATGACATTCTGAAGCTGTTAGGGTTATGGTAG
- a CDS encoding uncharacterized protein (COG:S;~EggNog:ENOG410Q0F9;~InterPro:IPR018815;~PFAM:PF10311;~SECRETED:SignalP(1-32);~TransMembrane:3 (n14-25c34/35o58-79i125-145o180-198i)), producing the protein MGFLSSKTLVKGHALFLFTLAVYLTKSPEVVTESDVVFMLGELLRLDSSTTPSFSRPQSPFAMCGILLAAEALVDLILITKIPHLNEILAMAEAARREAPGAVSGLERMRTNPFIARLTTLYSEIWTLLSLTRFCLFFAVSFFIYQSKPDAWKVAADRAVRGSASPGEPSGLDQLKNRVVFTYGFIEMMFWFWIYITLREERQEISQRFAERERDQ; encoded by the exons ATGGGATTTCTATCCTCCAAAACCTTGGTCAAGGGACAcgctctcttccttttcACCCTCGCTGTTTACCTCACCAAATCCCCCGAGGTCGTCACCGAAAGCGATGTAGTCTTCATGCTGGGAGAGCTCCTACGGCTT GACTCGTCAACCACTCCATCCTTCTCCCGTCCCCAATCACCCTTCGCCATGTGCGGCATCCTCCTTGCCGCCGAAGCCCTGGTAGACCTAATTCTCATCACCAAAATTCCACACTTAAATGAGATtctggccatggccgaagCCGCGCGACGAGAGGCACCCGGAGCCGTAAGCGGCTTGGAGCGCATGCGTACCAACCCGTTCATCGCGCGTCTCACGACCCTATACTCTGAAATCTGGACGCTGCTTTCTCTGACGAGGTTCTGTCTCTTCTTTGCTGTTTCGTTCTTCATATATCAGAGTAAACCGGATGCTTGGAAGGTTGCTGCGGACCGTGCTGTCCGTGGCTCTGCGTCGCCTGGGGAGCCTTCGGGGCTGGATCAGTTGAAGAATCGGGTGGTTTTCACCTATGGGTTTATAGAGATGatgttttggttttgg ATTTACATAACGCTGCGCGAGGAAAGACAGGAAATTTCGCAGCGGTTTGCGGAGCGGGAACGTGATCAATGA
- a CDS encoding esterase/lipase family protein (COG:S;~EggNog:ENOG410PXD6;~InterPro:IPR007751,IPR029058;~TransMembrane:1 (i135-153o)): MKRLNRIWRSAQPIECSVAGPEQAEPPQILHVPDKRYGIKVFHDCPDAKIDVCFVHGLMGDWEATWTAEGQSLPWPQTLLPGKLTEARILTFGYDADVMSIGICTSKSVLEDHAKILLNDLCLNRDRANASGRPIIFVGHSMGGLVVTSAILLSRNNTESHLRAVFDCTRAVAFIATPHKGSFNATLLWIGTAIAGPFRNGRLLQSLEKEDPLIENVQERFWSMARGKHKAGETFEVTCFYETKGYLGQLIVDKSSATVVGQHDLPIIADHINIVKFGSADDSGFNALLGELERWKTRIEEKVVGPRNEQQTKRKHNGSGKRARKCRKTGSSSQIIDDSDDEASWDDDSTGTTVNFSQTTHSSEEFYGGPFQASQDGLVVYDCEERDGFDEFTQSSRDTCISGEETSSDEDSDSSENSDSSEDY; encoded by the exons ATGAAACGGTTGAACAGGATATGGAGATCAGCCCAGCCCATCGAGTGCTCTGTAGCAGGACCAGAGCAAGCAGAACCGCCTCAGATACTGCATGTTCCCGATAAGCGGTACGGCATCAAGGTCTTTCACGACTGTCCCGATGCTAAAATCGACGTTTGTTTCGTCCATGGTCTGATGGGAGACTGGGAAGCTACCTGGACTGCTGAAGGCCAGTCCCTCCCGTGGCCACAGACTCTCCTACCAGGAAAACTCACCGAGGCCCGCATACTCACTTTTGGATATGACGCGGACGTGATGAGCATCGGAATATGTACTTCCAAAAGCGTGCTGGAAGACCATGCTAAGATCCTTCTGAACGACCTGTGCCTAAACAGAGACCGCGCCAACGCGTCAGGTCGCCCCATTATCTTTGTTGGCCATAGTATGGGTGGGCTTGTTGTCACGAGTGCGATCCTGCTGTCACGCAATAACACGGAGTCTCATCTTCGAGCAGTGTTCGATTGTACCAGAGCCGTTGCTTTCATAGCCACCCCTCACAAAGGGTCTTTTAATGCGACCTTGCTGTGGATTGGGACTGCTATTGCTGGCCCTTTTCGGAACGGAAGGCTCTTGCAATCtctggagaaggaagatccGCTGATTGAGAACGTCCAGGAGCGCTTTTGGTCAATGGCCCGCGGGAAGCATAAAGCTGGCGAAACATTCGAAGTTACTTGCTTTTATGAAACCAAGGGTTATCTCGGCCAGCTCATCGTGGACAAAAGCTCAGCTACGGTGGTTGGTCAACATGACCTCCCCATTATTGCCGATCATATTAATATCGTCAAGTTCGGCTCTGCTGATGATTCCGGGTTTAATGCACTtcttggagagttggagCGGTGGAAAACGAGGATTGAGGAAAAGGTTGTCGGTCCGCGCAATG AACAGCAAACCAAACGCAAGCACAATGGCTCCGGCAAACGTGCCAGGAAGTGCCGAAAAacaggatcttcttcacagATTATTGATGACAGTGACGATGAGGCCTCCTGGGATGACGATTCTACTGGGACCACAGTTAACTTCTCCCAGACGACGCATAGCTCGGAGGAATTTTATGGTGGGCCTTTTCAGGCGTCTCAGGACGGTTTAGTAGTCTATGACTGTGAAGAGCGGGACGGGTTTGACGAGTTCACCCAGAGCTCTAGAGATACATGTATTTCGGGAGAAGAGACCAGTAGTGACGAGGACTCGGATTCTTCAGAGAACTCGGATTCTTCAGAGGACTATTGA
- a CDS encoding uncharacterized protein (COG:S;~EggNog:ENOG410PI5Y;~InterPro:IPR024527;~PFAM:PF12757), whose translation MATVEQTPVQHRIPRSRSERLADQAATAALYVTHPERSASLRSPIRATEIDPAVLRASGSQPGLSNASAAAALLAHARKQEHGARQIVSPSHETNHRRTSSSINEGYQYHAALAALREQKTPDSYGNRRRAETAPSEAARAGATARVSATTERVGDPFDDLDKYMNASRIKNAHLNPKLFTATPPVPPEIEELRRRSILEAASMSMAKDMYGTMEARGGGAAGVRTRRSASASKPQSATLQQASTNVLGQALNLHDVAQKRAAERIAGLEDETAAFRDYYGIEPQVQRSSLTVRKRRGSDETEEFDAERSKEIRTQMTALRSKLDAVDERREKDRATLMELARKNVDAAIQDIDKRMYAEPGQSVAMQKYLDEKATQRAQKGLADMDKQTLLADTVNIGGSKYVEMGDVEDLARSRLQPTFDEIDDRAQTQRARDLEARLDEEQRQRLAQLEHEREADIKAEEAKHQEFLKKKQHENKHKAETVWPWKRKSRQLPPHDESEVDKTTTTERPTEHEANEAAAVPSEATRRQTEETTTSEGDSVLRRESKFRNWFKDRIGRRSSAPPPRETNGIQEEQTAREPTAQDTAAVTGVGAVTGVGGSERAERVERAEGSEGAEGPEREEVADRRGKVYQADESEDEYESAAEPATQASRAPKDGSRAAPLRSNPVTAKDLKRPADIDGASDDDLSKLNGMTPSEYVAVEQDSKDIVKQSESTKDTRYSAGSDDEFPTPSKEREVARESAAQHSLPAPPTIREVGGSTRRASHSTSVRESRFSEDL comes from the exons ATGGCAACAGTCGAGCAGACCCCAGTTCAGCACCGGATCCCGCGCTCACGCTCCGAACGGCTAGCAGATCAAG CTGCGACTGCTGCCCTCTATGTCACCCATCCAGAGCGTAGCGCCTCGCTCCGCTCGCCGATAAGGGCAACCGAAATCGACCCAGCTG TATTGAGAGCATCGGGTTCTCAGCCCGGCCTCAGCAATGCATCGGCTGCAGCCGCACTGCTTGCGCATGCACGGAAGCAGGAACATGGAGCCAGGCAGATAGTGTCGCCGTCTCATGAAACCAATCATCGCAGaacctcatcatccattAACGAGGGGTACCAGTACCACGCTGCATTGGCCGCTCTCAGGGAACAAAAAACACCGGATTCCTATGGTAACAGGAGGAGGGCCGAGACTGCGCCTTCCGAAGCTGCGCGTGCAGGTGCGACCGCTAGAGTCAGTGCGACAACCGAGAGGGTGGGCGATCCTTTCGATGATCTGGATAAATACATGAACGCAAGCAGGATAAAGAATGCTCATCTCAACCCGAAGCTTTTCACTGCCACGCCGCCTGTCCCCCCGGAAATAGAAGAACTCCGGAGAAGGAGTATATTGGAGGCGGCTTCTATGTCGATGGCCAAGGATATGTATGGGACCATGGAGGCCagaggtggaggagctgcggGCGTTCGCACTCGACGgtctgcttctgcttctaAGCCGCAATCGGCGACTCTGCAGCAGGCGAGTACGAATGTTCTCGGGCAGGCGTTGAACTTGCATGATGTTGCCCAGAAACGTGCCGCGGAGAGAATAGCAGGTTTAGAAGATGAAACGGCTGCTTTTAGAGACTATTATGGAATTGAGCCGCAAGTCCAAAGGTCCAGTCTCACCGTCCGCAAACGCCGTGGATCCGACGAAACCGAGGAATTTGATGCGGAACGGTCGAAGGAAATTCGAACTCAGATGACGGCGTTGCGATCTAAACTTGATGCAGTTGAcgagaggagggagaaggaccGTGCAACCCTGATGGAGCTCGCGAGGAAGAACGTCGATGCTGCTATCCAGGACATAGACAAACGCATGTATGCCGAACCTGGACAGTCTGTCGCGATGCAGAAATATTTGGACGAAAAAGCAACACAGCGCGCGCAGAAGGGCCTCGCAGATATGGACAAGCAGACCCTACTGGCTGATACAGTCAATATCGGCGGTAGCAAGTACGTGGAGATGGGCGATGTAGAAGATTTGGCGCGATCTCGACTTCAGCCTACTTTCGACGAAATTGACGACAGGGCACAGACCCAGAGAGCTCGAGACTTGGAGGCACGCCTTGACGAGGAGCAGAGACAGCGCCTGGCGCAGCTTGAGCATGAGCGGGAGGCCGATATAAAGGCAGAGGAGGCAAAACACCAAG AGTTTTTaaagaagaagcagcatGAGAACAAGCACAAGGCAGAAACGGTCTGGCCGTGGAAGCGAAAATCGAGACAGCTGCCGCCGCATGATGAGTCTGAAGTAGACAAAACCACTACTACAGAACGTCCCACAGAGCACGAAGCCAATGAAGCCGCTGCTGTACCTTCGGAGGCCACCCGGCGCCAGACTGAAGAAACAACAACTTCAGAAGGCGACAGCGTCTTAAGACGAGAGTCGAAATTCAGAAACTGGTTTAAGGACAGAATAGGCCGTCGCTCCAGCGCACCACCTCCAAGGGAGACGAACGGAATCCAGGAAGAACAGACGGCTCGTGAACCCACAGCGCAAGATACGGCTGCCGTCACTGGTGTTGGCGCCGTCACTGGTGTCGGAGGCTCCGAGCGTGCTGAACGTGTTGAGCGTGCTGAGGGTTCCGAGGGGGCAGAGGGCCCTGAGAGGGAAGAGGTAGCGGACCGAAGAGGGAAAGTATATCAGGCAGACGAATCCGAAGACGAGTATGAGTCGGCCGCAGAGCCTGCTACTCAGGCATCGCGTGCCCCTAAAGATGGCTCGCGAGCAGCACCATTGAGGTCGAACCCCGTCACAGCAAAAGACCTCAAACGACCAGCAGATATTGATGGCGCTTCTGACGATGACCTAAGCAAACTCAACGGAATGACACCCAGCGAGTACGTGGCTGTTGAACAAGACTCGAAAGACATAGTCAAGCAAAGCGAGAGCACAAAAGACACACGGTACAGCGCGGGCTCTGACGATGAATTTCCCACACCGTcgaaggagagagaggtaGCGCGTGAAAGCGCCGCTCAGCACTCCTTGCCTGCACCTCCTACTATCAGGGAAGTTGGTGGTAGCACCCGTCGAGCGAGTCATAGCACCTCGGTCCGTGAATCGCGCTTCTCCgaagatttataa
- the cdc43 gene encoding protein geranylgeranyltransferase type I subunit CDC43 (COG:O;~EggNog:ENOG410PK7U;~InterPro:IPR001330,IPR008930;~PFAM:PF00432;~go_function: GO:0003824 - catalytic activity [Evidence IEA]): MWGRASPIFKHLQRQTTQNDHRDRDRHCRVSIVHPPTCSIYFSICSSRLNSTTTPWELAMPEAVFNKDRHITYFLRCLKTFLPGLYTSNDSNRMLLAFFTVSGLDLLGALQAKTTPEERHGYIDWIYHCQVPSGGFRGFTGTDFGTEIRTRENEAWDPANVPSTFFALVILLILGDDLSRVKRTECLKWLPKMQRPNGSFGEVLGPGDQIEGGGDLRFCCFAAGTRYILKGKRDVDLDGVEDINVDNLIAFIESCQAYDGGMAEGPYCESHSGHTYCAINTLTFLDRVSSCSGQMPLISPGSEQFESLVRWLVARQTAELGEEDDEDEEVSSNTENPVDSNVQDLSDAVDSLSLDKSIDMLPSILPPTEESLQWAGFNGRSNKYADTCYSFWNSATLVMLGKLPMVDADRNRRYLLEKTQHFVGGFGKGVGELPDLLHSYFGMVSLAFQSEQGLDNVDPALCATHRTIQHLHTLPWWQEVE, encoded by the exons ATGTGGGGTCGTGCGTCTCCGATATTCAAACATCTGCAAAGGCAAACGACACAAAACGATCATAGAGACCGTGATAGACACTGCAGAGTATCCATAGTGCATCCACCCACCTGCTCAATATATTTCTCAATTTGTTCGAGTCGTTTAAATTCCACTACGACACCTTGGGAGTTGGCCATGCCAGAAGCTGTGTTTAACAAAGATCGCCATATCACCTATTTCCTGCGATGTCTCAAGACATTCCTGCCGGGTCTTTATACGTCCAATGACTCGAACCGCATGCTCCTCGCGTTCTTCACCGTCTCGggtcttgatctcctcggcGCTCTGCAGGCCAAAACAACACCGGAAGAAAGGCATGGATACATCGATTGGATATACCATTGCCAGGTTCCCTCAGGCGGCTTCCGAGGGTTTACAGGAACAGATTTTGGAACAGAGATCCGAACACGTGAAAACGAAGCCTGGGACCCAGCAAACGTGCCTTCAACATTCTTTGCGCTGGTCATTCTCCTCATACTTGGAGATGACCTATCGCGAGTCAAGCGGACCGAGTGTCTGAAGTGGCTTCCCAAAATGCAGCGACCGAATGGAAGCTTTGGCGAAGTCCTAGGTCCCGGAGACCAAATTGAAGGTGGTGGCGATTTGCGGTTTTGTTGCTTCGCTGCCGGCACCAGATATATACTCAAGGGAAAGAGAGACGTCGATTTAGATGGCGTCGAAGATATAAATGTGGACAACCTGATTGCTTTCATTGAGTCCTGTCAA GCATACGACGGCGGAATGGCGGAGGGGCCATATTGTGAATCACACT CTGGGCATACATACTGCGCAATTAACACTTTGACATTCTTGGATCGCGTATCCAGCTGCTCGGGGCAGATGCCTCTCATTTCACCTGGTTCTGAACAGTTCGAATCCCTTGTTCGCTGGCTCGTCGCAAGACAAACGGCGGAACtaggtgaagaagacgacgaagacgaagaagtctCATCCAACACGGAAAACCCAGTCGATAGCAATGTCCAAGATTTATCAGACGCCGTAGATAGCCTCAGCCTAGACAAGAGCATCGATATGCTCCCTAGTATTCTACCGCCTACTGAGGAGTCTTTGCAATGGGCTGGCTTCAACGGACGGAGTAACAAATACGCGGACACTTGCTATTCATTTTGGAATTCGGCAACTTTGGTG ATGTTAGGCAAACTGCCCATGGTTGACGCAGACCGAAATAGACGTTATCTATTAGAAAAGACGCAACATTTCGTTGGAGGGTTCGGAAAAGGCGTTGGGGAATTGCCAG ATCTCCTACACTCTTATTTTGGGATGGTCTCACTCGCCTTCCAGAGTGAACAAGGGTTGGATAATGTTGACCCTGCGCTTTGTGCTACGCATCGGACGATCCAACACCTGCACACTCTGCCGTGGTGGCAGGAAGTGGAATAA
- a CDS encoding CFEM domain-containing protein (COG:S;~EggNog:ENOG410PT41;~InterPro:IPR008427;~PFAM:PF05730;~SECRETED:SignalP(1-19)), translating into MKIQSLALAVTACLSSAAAQGMSGLPSCAQSCATDAIPSACSLIDVKCICKTKSFVDDMACCVGKSCDSKDQDTALEFANGICGGAGITDLPQSATCAGGSTATSGTATTSTSSENASETSSSGSQSATPSSSETPADPEATDGAVVLQGKGVGVLAGVVAGVAFML; encoded by the exons ATGAAGATTCAgtccctcgccctcgctgTTACCGCTTGTCTGAGCTCTGCTGCGGCTCAGGGCATGAGTGGCCTTCCGTCCTGTGCT caaagCTGTGCCACTGATGCTATTCCCTCGGCATGCAGCCTGATCGACGTCAAGTGCATTTGCAAGACCAAATCCTTTGTCGACGACATGGCTTGCTGTGTCGGAAAGTCCTGCGATTCCAAGGACCAGGACA CGGCCCTTGAATTCGCCAATGGAATTTGCGGTGGTGCGGGAATCACCGATCTTCCTCAGTCCGCCACCTGTGCTGGCGGTTCAACCGCTACCAGTGGAACTGCAACCACTAGCACTTCGAGTGAGAATGCCTCCGAAACCTCGTCTTCGGGTTCTCAGTCCGCCactcccagctcctccgaGACCCCTGCCGATCCCGAGGCAACTGATGGTGCAGTAGTTCTCCAAGGGAAGGGAGTTGGTGTACTTGCCGGTGTTGTCGCCGGTGTTGCATTCATGCTGTAG